A window of Proteus columbae contains these coding sequences:
- the nagA gene encoding N-acetylglucosamine-6-phosphate deacetylase, translating into MSQQYAILADRTFTPEGIRYLCYVRVKGENIESITTEAPTDCPIIRLKGKSLLPGFVDIHIHGREGADVMDATQQGLQTIADALVKTGVVAWVGTTVTAPMEDIRDALSQVREFLSTPQTSGALLLGSFLEGPYFTERHRGSHPVKYLKAPTISELETLLESAGDTLLRVAVAPEAQGSMEAIDWLVKRGIKPSVAHTAATYEQTSDAFLHGADCGVHLYNGMTGLHHREPGCCGAVLYHNVLAELIADGIHVHPVMMQLAYRMKGYQQLALITDCMRAGGLPDGDYTLGAQIVSVTQGQAKTADGSLAGSTCSLDSALRNMVQLAHVPEWEAVQMASAIPAEYLGISDQLGYIKAGRQASFAVVDECFHLTDTFIRGNHIYSVSGENA; encoded by the coding sequence ATGAGTCAGCAATATGCCATTTTAGCCGATAGAACCTTTACGCCAGAAGGTATTCGCTATCTCTGTTATGTCCGTGTTAAGGGTGAAAATATTGAATCAATCACCACAGAGGCGCCGACAGATTGCCCTATTATTCGCCTAAAAGGTAAATCATTATTACCGGGTTTTGTGGATATTCATATTCATGGCCGTGAAGGGGCGGATGTAATGGATGCCACTCAACAAGGGTTACAAACCATTGCGGATGCGCTTGTGAAAACGGGTGTCGTTGCATGGGTGGGTACAACCGTTACCGCGCCTATGGAGGATATTCGTGACGCGTTATCACAAGTGCGTGAGTTCTTATCAACGCCACAAACTTCGGGTGCATTGTTACTAGGCAGTTTTTTAGAGGGGCCTTATTTTACAGAGCGTCATCGAGGCTCTCACCCTGTTAAATATCTCAAAGCACCGACAATTTCAGAGCTAGAAACATTACTCGAAAGTGCGGGAGATACGCTATTGCGTGTCGCTGTTGCACCTGAAGCACAAGGCTCTATGGAGGCGATTGATTGGTTGGTCAAGCGAGGTATTAAGCCAAGTGTAGCGCATACCGCGGCAACTTATGAGCAAACTTCAGATGCATTTTTGCATGGTGCTGATTGTGGTGTGCATTTATATAACGGTATGACGGGGCTTCACCATCGTGAGCCTGGATGTTGTGGTGCAGTGTTGTATCACAATGTTTTAGCTGAACTTATTGCTGATGGTATTCATGTTCATCCTGTCATGATGCAATTGGCGTATCGCATGAAAGGATATCAGCAGCTTGCCTTAATTACTGATTGTATGCGTGCGGGTGGTTTACCTGATGGTGATTACACACTGGGTGCACAAATAGTCAGTGTGACTCAAGGTCAGGCAAAAACCGCAGATGGCTCTTTGGCGGGAAGCACTTGTAGCCTAGATAGTGCATTGCGAAATATGGTGCAACTAGCACATGTACCCGAATGGGAAGCGGTACAAATGGCGAGTGCAATTCCTGCCGAATATCTCGGTATCAGCGATCAATTGGGTTATATCAAAGCGGGTCGACAAGCCAGCTTTGCTGTGGTGGATGAGTGTTTTCATCTCACCGATACATTCATCAGAGGAAATCATATTTACTCTGTATCCGGGGAAAATGCATAG
- a CDS encoding glycoside hydrolase family 88/105 protein: protein MEHANTEALQKGIVLQNMKRVYRYQSANQVRSVRRRSGKTRFIKDTDWERGVLWSCVSAAWQATQDEEYLNGVLNYTLHTGFRTGPNARFADDHVCAQAYLAISPLFEQLEVIEPTIKAFDIMLNDPKPGREDWWWCDALFMAPPGFAALSEITGERRYLDYMHTAYWDAIEHLRDPETGLIFRDHRYIPDGHGNEMREANGEKVFWSRGIGWVLASVPRILQYMPDDYHGRERYIVLFKELATSILGYQHEDGFWRTSLLDPDNFPAPESSATALFCYGLAWGINQGVLEKEVYFPALNRAWAALQTCIHDNGMIGWVQLPAFNPREVKFEHNMDYGAGAYLLAGSEVLKLS, encoded by the coding sequence ATGGAACACGCTAATACAGAGGCTTTGCAAAAAGGTATCGTATTGCAAAATATGAAGCGAGTGTATCGTTACCAATCGGCTAATCAAGTTCGCAGTGTTCGCCGCCGTAGTGGTAAAACCCGTTTTATAAAGGATACGGATTGGGAACGCGGTGTTTTATGGAGTTGCGTAAGTGCTGCATGGCAGGCAACGCAAGACGAAGAGTACCTTAATGGTGTGTTAAATTACACGTTGCATACAGGATTTCGAACAGGACCAAATGCACGTTTTGCGGATGATCATGTCTGTGCTCAAGCTTATCTCGCCATAAGTCCGCTGTTTGAGCAACTTGAAGTGATTGAGCCAACCATTAAAGCATTCGACATTATGCTTAATGATCCTAAGCCGGGTCGTGAAGATTGGTGGTGGTGCGATGCGCTCTTTATGGCCCCTCCAGGGTTTGCTGCATTATCAGAAATAACGGGTGAGCGACGTTATTTAGATTATATGCACACAGCTTATTGGGATGCGATTGAGCATTTACGTGATCCTGAAACAGGACTTATTTTCCGTGATCATCGTTATATTCCTGATGGTCACGGAAATGAAATGCGTGAAGCTAACGGTGAAAAAGTATTTTGGAGCCGTGGTATTGGCTGGGTTTTAGCTTCAGTTCCTCGTATTCTTCAATATATGCCCGATGATTATCATGGTCGTGAACGCTATATTGTATTGTTTAAAGAATTAGCGACATCCATTCTAGGTTATCAACATGAAGATGGTTTTTGGCGAACCAGTTTATTAGATCCTGATAATTTCCCTGCGCCTGAAAGTTCAGCAACAGCGCTATTTTGTTATGGGCTAGCATGGGGAATTAATCAGGGAGTATTAGAGAAAGAAGTCTATTTCCCTGCATTAAACAGAGCATGGGCGGCATTACAAACCTGTATTCATGACAATGGCATGATAGGCTGGGTTCAACTTCCGGCATTTAACCCTCGTGAAGTGAAGTTTGAACATAATATGGATTATGGTGCTGGTGCTTATTTATTAGCAGGGAGTGAAGTGTTAAAACTTTCGTGA
- the agaF gene encoding PTS galactosamine/N-acetylgalactosamine transporter subunit IIA, whose translation MIGLIVSGHLNFASGMASAVKAIAGEQEDIAFIDFVESISPDELEEKMREAIDSMSCQQYLFLTDLPGGTPCNRAMAIMMQNPAVEVLAGVNLPMIVNAAFEREGCSTSELVQTLREIGQDSIQDIREQLAQIDSNDADEEDGL comes from the coding sequence ATGATAGGTCTTATTGTTTCAGGACATCTTAATTTTGCCTCAGGCATGGCTTCTGCTGTAAAGGCTATTGCAGGCGAACAAGAAGATATCGCGTTTATCGATTTTGTTGAGTCAATCTCTCCTGATGAGCTTGAAGAAAAAATGCGTGAAGCGATCGACTCAATGTCATGCCAGCAATATCTCTTTTTAACCGATTTACCCGGTGGAACCCCTTGTAATCGTGCCATGGCAATTATGATGCAAAATCCCGCCGTTGAAGTGTTAGCTGGGGTTAATTTACCCATGATTGTGAATGCAGCTTTTGAACGAGAAGGATGTTCAACCTCAGAACTCGTGCAAACGCTACGGGAAATTGGTCAAGACAGTATTCAAGATATTCGTGAGCAATTGGCTCAAATAGACAGTAATGATGCTGATGAAGAAGACGGCTTATGA
- the kduI gene encoding 5-dehydro-4-deoxy-D-glucuronate isomerase, giving the protein MEIRQPIHSEHAKRLDTEGLRKEFLIENLFCEGEMNLTYSHIDRIIVGGIVPTTQPLALMAGKALGVDFFLERRELGAINIGGAGKVIVDGEVFEIGPREAIYIGMGAKSVEFTSDSVETPARFYMNCAPAHHTYPTRKITQQQASPEKIGNVENCNVRTIYKFLHPSVLPTCQLSMGMTVLEPGSLWNTMPCHTHERRMEVYLYFDMKDDNVVFHYMGEPTETRHLVVRNEQAVISPSWSIHSGVGSASYTFIWGMVGENQVFHDMDHVAMKDLK; this is encoded by the coding sequence ATGGAAATTCGTCAGCCAATTCATAGTGAACACGCTAAAAGGCTTGATACAGAAGGGCTTCGTAAGGAGTTCCTGATTGAGAACCTATTCTGTGAAGGGGAAATGAATCTCACTTATAGCCATATAGATCGCATTATTGTTGGCGGTATTGTTCCTACAACACAACCTTTAGCATTAATGGCAGGTAAAGCATTAGGCGTTGATTTCTTTTTGGAAAGACGTGAATTAGGTGCCATTAATATTGGTGGTGCAGGTAAAGTGATTGTTGATGGAGAAGTGTTTGAGATTGGCCCTCGTGAAGCCATTTATATCGGAATGGGCGCAAAATCTGTTGAATTCACTAGTGATTCTGTAGAAACGCCAGCGCGTTTTTATATGAACTGCGCACCTGCTCATCATACTTATCCAACGCGTAAAATTACGCAACAACAAGCTTCGCCAGAAAAAATTGGTAATGTAGAAAACTGCAACGTTCGTACTATCTATAAATTCTTACACCCTTCAGTGTTACCAACATGTCAATTATCAATGGGCATGACCGTTCTTGAGCCAGGTAGTTTATGGAACACCATGCCATGTCATACCCACGAACGCCGTATGGAAGTGTATCTCTATTTCGATATGAAAGATGACAATGTCGTTTTCCATTATATGGGAGAGCCAACCGAAACCCGTCATTTAGTGGTCCGCAATGAACAAGCGGTGATAAGCCCTAGTTGGTCAATCCATTCAGGTGTTGGGTCTGCATCCTATACCTTTATTTGGGGAATGGTCGGTGAAAATCAGGTATTCCACGATATGGATCACGTTGCAATGAAAGATCTGAAATAA
- the kduD gene encoding 2-dehydro-3-deoxy-D-gluconate 5-dehydrogenase KduD has product MNLFDLSGKVAIVTGCNTGLGQGMAVGLAQAGADIVGVGIQDAPETRQQVEALGRRFHYITQNLMKQDGLQAVVDEAVSVMGRLDILVNNAGIIRREDLLEFSEKDWDDVIDINQKTLFFLSQKVARQFVKQGEGGKIINIASMLSYQGGIRVPSYTASKSAVMGLTRALATELSQYNINVNAIAPGYMATDNTAALRADDARNAAILERIPAGRWGTPEDVAGPAIFLASKASDYVNGYTIAVDGGWLAR; this is encoded by the coding sequence ATGAATTTATTTGATTTAAGTGGCAAGGTTGCCATTGTCACAGGTTGTAATACAGGGCTAGGGCAAGGTATGGCCGTTGGTTTAGCGCAAGCTGGGGCTGATATTGTGGGTGTCGGTATTCAAGATGCACCCGAAACGCGTCAGCAAGTCGAAGCATTGGGTCGTCGTTTTCATTACATTACACAAAATTTAATGAAACAAGATGGATTACAAGCTGTGGTAGATGAAGCGGTTTCAGTTATGGGCCGTCTTGATATTCTGGTCAATAATGCAGGCATTATTCGTCGAGAAGATCTTTTGGAGTTTAGTGAAAAAGATTGGGATGATGTTATTGATATTAATCAGAAAACACTGTTTTTCTTATCACAAAAAGTTGCCCGCCAATTTGTAAAACAAGGAGAGGGTGGCAAGATAATTAACATTGCCTCTATGCTCTCTTATCAAGGTGGTATTCGTGTACCTTCTTACACAGCAAGTAAATCTGCGGTGATGGGATTAACTCGTGCATTAGCGACCGAGTTATCTCAATACAACATCAACGTTAATGCGATTGCTCCGGGCTATATGGCAACAGATAACACGGCTGCTTTACGTGCTGATGATGCACGTAATGCAGCTATTTTAGAACGTATTCCTGCAGGACGCTGGGGAACCCCTGAAGACGTTGCAGGCCCTGCGATTTTCTTAGCTTCTAAAGCCAGTGATTATGTTAATGGATACACAATTGCGGTTGATGGTGGTTGGTTAGCTCGTTAA
- a CDS encoding chondroitinase family polysaccharide lyase translates to MLIKHPLAHAITLSFCLSLPAQALPSLSHEPFGDLYLFEGEMPNTLVTSNSNQLSLSKEHAKDGVQSLKWQYQPQATLTLNNQVNYQDDKDTATPLTFMMWIYNEKPQSSPLTLQFKQNDQVALSFDAQLNFTGWRGIAVPFRDMKGTATGKLDQLVITAPNQAGTLFFDQIIMSVPLDNRWAVPDDNVPYVNNAVNTMVSKNWSALLMYDQMFKVHYPTLNFDTEFHDDQAEMASIYQRFEYYQGINSDKKITSDMLDKNLALWEKLELTQHADGSITGKALDHPNRQNFMKAEGVFSEETKKALLDTNMLRDVGKTLLQTAIYLRSNSLSVADRKKLEDLYLLGTRYVLEQGFTRGSGYQIITHVGYQTRELFDAWFIGRHILAKNHLLAPTQQAMMWYNATGRIFEKDDEIVDANVDILNTQLQWMIKSLLMLPDYQQRQQALAQLQNWLNKTILSSKGVAGGFKPDGSIFHHSQHYPAYAKDAFGGLAPSVYALSDSPFRLSSSAHERLKDVLLKMRIYTKETQIPVVLSGRHPTGLHKIGIAPFKWMALAGTPDGKQKLDTTLAAAYAKLDNKDSFEGIKAENEPTGAWAMNYASMAIQRRASIQAPQQSWLAIARGFSRYLVGNESYENNNRYGRYLQYGQLEIIPANLAQSGFSHAGWDWNRYPGTTTIHLPYDELEAKLNQLPSAGIEEMLLSTESYSGANTLNNNGMFAMKLHGHSKYQQQSLRANKSYFLFDNRVIALGSGIENTDKQHTTETTLFQFAVPKLQSVIINGKEVNQLGTQLTLNNADTLIDPAGNLYKLTKGQTVEFSYQKQHSLDDRNSKPTEQLFATAVISHGNAPSDATYEYAIAIESQDNKAPEYTVLQHNNQLHAVKDKITQEEGYAFFEATQLKSPQAILLSSDAPTMVMAKAQNQQLTLSIVNPDLNLYQGIEADQIDNNRNQVEVSVYSRQWLTADSKPISSTITVKGVWKLATSQSGVIIKHQNDNTLITTTTIQATPIVISLVK, encoded by the coding sequence ATGCTAATAAAACATCCTTTAGCCCATGCTATTACACTAAGTTTCTGCTTATCCTTACCCGCACAAGCATTACCTTCTCTTTCTCATGAACCTTTTGGTGATCTTTACCTCTTTGAAGGTGAAATGCCAAATACATTAGTCACTTCAAATAGCAATCAATTATCGTTAAGTAAAGAACATGCCAAAGATGGCGTTCAATCACTCAAGTGGCAATATCAACCACAAGCAACATTAACACTTAATAATCAAGTAAATTATCAGGATGATAAAGATACCGCGACACCACTCACGTTTATGATGTGGATTTACAATGAAAAACCACAATCATCGCCCCTCACATTACAATTCAAACAAAATGATCAAGTGGCATTAAGTTTTGATGCTCAACTTAATTTCACAGGATGGCGAGGTATTGCAGTTCCCTTTCGTGATATGAAAGGCACTGCAACAGGGAAATTAGATCAATTAGTCATTACGGCACCAAATCAAGCTGGAACTCTCTTTTTCGACCAAATTATTATGAGTGTACCGTTAGACAATCGCTGGGCAGTTCCTGATGATAATGTGCCTTATGTTAATAATGCAGTAAATACCATGGTCAGTAAAAACTGGAGTGCTTTACTGATGTACGATCAGATGTTTAAAGTGCATTATCCAACTCTAAATTTCGATACTGAGTTTCATGATGATCAAGCTGAAATGGCATCAATTTATCAGCGTTTTGAGTATTATCAGGGAATTAACAGCGATAAAAAAATTACCTCAGATATGCTAGATAAAAATTTAGCACTCTGGGAAAAATTAGAATTAACACAACACGCTGATGGATCAATAACAGGAAAAGCACTAGATCACCCCAACCGGCAAAACTTTATGAAAGCTGAAGGCGTATTTAGTGAAGAGACGAAAAAAGCATTACTTGATACTAATATGCTAAGAGATGTAGGTAAAACTCTTCTGCAAACTGCTATTTACTTGCGTAGTAATTCCTTATCAGTAGCCGATAGAAAAAAATTAGAAGATCTTTATTTATTAGGAACTCGTTACGTTCTTGAGCAAGGTTTTACACGAGGTAGTGGTTATCAAATTATTACTCATGTTGGATATCAAACCAGAGAGCTTTTTGATGCATGGTTTATTGGTCGTCATATTCTGGCAAAAAATCATCTTTTAGCACCAACACAACAGGCAATGATGTGGTACAACGCCACAGGCCGAATTTTTGAAAAAGACGATGAGATCGTTGATGCAAACGTTGATATTCTCAACACACAATTACAGTGGATGATAAAAAGCTTACTGATGTTGCCAGATTATCAACAACGCCAACAAGCCTTAGCGCAACTGCAAAACTGGCTAAATAAAACCATACTAAGTTCAAAAGGTGTTGCAGGTGGTTTCAAGCCTGATGGTTCTATTTTTCACCACTCGCAGCACTATCCAGCGTATGCGAAAGATGCTTTTGGTGGTTTAGCTCCTAGTGTTTATGCGCTAAGTGATTCCCCTTTCCGTCTTTCATCTTCAGCCCATGAACGTTTAAAAGATGTGTTATTAAAAATGCGCATCTACACTAAAGAGACACAAATTCCCGTGGTATTAAGTGGCCGCCATCCTACTGGATTACATAAAATAGGGATCGCACCATTTAAATGGATGGCATTAGCCGGTACACCTGATGGCAAACAAAAATTAGATACCACATTGGCTGCGGCCTATGCAAAATTAGATAACAAAGACAGTTTTGAAGGTATTAAAGCTGAAAATGAACCCACTGGCGCATGGGCAATGAACTATGCTTCGATGGCGATACAGCGTAGAGCCTCTATTCAAGCACCACAACAAAGCTGGCTTGCTATCGCTCGCGGATTTAGTCGTTATCTTGTTGGTAATGAAAGTTATGAAAATAACAATCGTTATGGACGCTACTTACAGTATGGTCAATTGGAAATCATACCCGCAAACTTAGCACAATCAGGGTTTAGCCATGCAGGATGGGATTGGAATCGATATCCAGGTACCACGACAATTCATCTTCCTTATGATGAACTTGAAGCAAAATTAAACCAATTACCGAGTGCAGGTATTGAAGAAATGTTGCTTTCAACAGAAAGCTATTCTGGTGCAAATACATTAAATAATAACGGTATGTTTGCCATGAAATTACATGGTCACAGCAAATATCAACAACAAAGCTTAAGAGCTAATAAATCCTATTTCTTATTTGATAATAGGGTTATTGCATTAGGATCGGGCATTGAAAATACGGACAAACAGCATACAACAGAAACCACACTGTTCCAATTTGCTGTTCCTAAATTACAATCTGTGATAATTAATGGCAAAGAGGTTAATCAATTAGGTACTCAATTAACTTTAAATAATGCAGATACTTTAATTGATCCTGCTGGTAATTTATATAAGCTCACTAAAGGACAAACCGTAGAATTTAGTTATCAAAAACAGCATTCTCTTGATGATAGAAATTCAAAACCAACAGAACAACTATTTGCAACAGCCGTGATCTCTCATGGTAACGCACCTAGTGATGCGACTTATGAGTATGCGATAGCGATTGAGTCACAAGATAATAAAGCACCTGAATACACTGTATTGCAACATAATAATCAATTGCATGCGGTAAAAGATAAAATCACCCAAGAAGAAGGGTATGCTTTTTTTGAAGCGACACAATTAAAATCACCTCAAGCAATATTATTATCGAGTGATGCACCTACTATGGTGATGGCTAAAGCACAAAACCAACAGTTAACATTGAGTATTGTTAATCCTGATTTAAATTTATATCAAGGCATTGAAGCTGACCAAATTGATAATAATAGAAATCAAGTCGAAGTCAGTGTTTATTCTCGTCAATGGTTAACGGCCGACTCTAAACCAATAAGTAGCACAATTACCGTAAAAGGAGTGTGGAAATTAGCAACATCTCAATCAGGTGTTATTATTAAACATCAGAATGATAATACGCTTATTACTACTACGACAATACAAGCAACACCTATTGTAATTAGTTTAGTTAAGTAA